The Candidatus Krumholzibacteriota bacterium genomic interval GGCCGGGTGGAAAGAGGTGAGCTGGAACGCGACGGATGACATGGGAGGGGCCGTCTCCAGCGGCATCTACTTCTGCCGCCTCCTCGCCGGCGGCTTCGCGCAGACGAAAAAGATGGTAGTGCTCCGGTGATATCGTGTGCGGAACACCGCGCGTGCCGATTCCAGATATTCATCCCGCTGATGTCCTTTGTTTCCCGAGAGGAGATTGCCGATGTATCCGTACAGGGTGTCGTTCGACGAGCTCGAATGGGACAGTCCCATGAAGGGCATCAGGCAGAAGGCGGTCGTCCGGGACGGCAAGCGACTCCGTCTCGTCGAGTACTCGCGGGACATGCCGCCGCACTGGTGCGAGAAGGGGCACTACGGAATGGTCCTGGATGGTCGTTTCGCGATCGAGTTCGCGGGCGGCGAGGTCGAGTACGGTCCCGGTGACGGCGTGTTCATCCCGGACGGCGCCGGGCATCGCCACCGCGGCCGTAATCTCACCGATACGGTGCGGGTGGTGTTCGTGGAGGACGAGTAGGAGACAGTTGCAATTCACCTCACCAGTGCGAGTTTGTGCGACGCGGCCGCCTCCCCCGCGCACAGCGACACCAGGTAGACCCCTGACGGCACCGGTTCCCCGCGATCGTTCGTCCCGTCCCAGACGACCGCCTGCGGCCCCGCCGTGCGGCGTCCGTCGAGAAGCGTGCGCACGCGCGCCCCGCGCGCATCGTAGACGCGGAGGATCGTCCGTGCCGCGGCAGGGAGCGTGAACGAGATCGTCGTCGACGGGTTGAAGGGGTTCGGGAAGGCGGCGAGGCCGAGAGGCGCCGCGGGCGTCTCCCCGGCGACTCAGATGTCGTTGAGGTTCTCGGTGGTGCCGCTCGCCATCGGCTCCCAGGAGGAGCCGTCCCAGTGGACGATCGCGCCGCCGTCGCCGACGGCGAAGATGTAGTTCGCGTCCTCGCCCCAGACGGCGCGGAGGGTCTGCGTCGTGCCGCTCTCCTGCGTCGACGTCACGGCTCCGTCGAAATAGCGGATCTGCCCGTCGTCCCCGACCATCCAGAGGCTGTTCATGGAGGAGGCCCAGGCGGCTTGCATCGGCTCGGGGACGCTCGTCCTGACCTGCCACCCGTAGCCGGGAATGAAGTAGCAGAGATGCGTCTCCTTGGGCGGTCAGCCGGACATCGGATCCCAGTACGAGCCGTAATGGAGACAATGCACGAGTGTGCCGGCGAGACACAGGCCGCGGGCGTGGGCGAGCAGCAGGATGTCGTTGGCTGATGTGCCGTGCACGTCGTAGAAATACCGGGTGCCGATCACGTCGAGCGTCATGGTGCCCCATGCGGCGCCGTCCCAGGTGATGATATCCGCCGCGTTGCGGGTGATATAGATATCGTCCTCGCCGCTCCCCCAGATCCCCGAGTAATCGCCTGACGGGATATCGGTTCCCGGGCCCGTCGGCACGGCGTGCCAGCCGTTCGCCGCGAGCGCGAGGATGGTCCCGTTGTCGCCGACGCAGTAGACGACGCCGCCGGCGCGCACGGGCACGGTCGCCGCCAAAACGGAGAATACCGAGAGCGCGAAGATCGCCAGACGTCTCATAATATGTCTCCCCTGCATTATCCGTTAGACGAGCCGGAACGCGGATTTTGACGCGGCGAAGCCGGCTCCGGCGGGCGATCCCGCGCCGGCCCGGGCAAAGGATGGATTGACTTCATCCCTTTCTCTGCAGTAACTTCGACCGTCGAGTGTCCTGTCGCGAGCAACGGTTTCCCGGGATGGCCCCGTGAGAAGAATCCTCTTCTGTATTCCGGATCTGCGGGGTGGCGGCGCCGAGCGGGTGTTCGTCCACCTCATGAACAACCTCGACAGGAACAGGTTCTCGGTCGAACTGGCCCTCTTCCGGAAGCGCGGCGCGTTCCTGGAGGAACTCGCCGGTGATGTCGCGGTCCACGACCTGGACACCGACCTCAAGGGCGCGCTGGCCGGGTTTCCGCGCCTCGTGCGCCGGGTGTCGCCCGACGCGGTCATCAGCACGATGAGCTACACGAACATGGTGGCCGGCTTCGCGAGCATGCGGATGCGGCGGAGAGGCGTCATATTCCTCGGGCGGGAGACGGGGATCCCGTCGCTCAGGTCCCGCATCGCGCGATCGCCGTGGAACGCGCGCTGGCTCTACCGGTGGTCCTACCGGTACCTGGACCGGGTGATCTGCCAGTCGGCGGACATGCTGGCCGACGTCCACGAGATCTACCGCGTGCCTCTCGATCGGATGGTGACGATACCCAACCCCGTCGACGTCGCGTGGATCCGCGCGCGGGCGGCGGCGGGCGTTCCCGGGGGTTTCGGCGGCGGAGAGTTGAACGTCGTCGCCGTCGGCAGGCTCCACCGGCAGAAGGGGTTCGATTTGCTGCTCCGGGCGGTGGCCCGCCTGAAGGGGCGCGGCGTCCGCCTTCACGTCCTCGGCGACGGAGCGCTGCGCGAGGAGCTCAACGCCCTGGCCGCCGAGCTCGGCGTCGAGGGGGAGGTCGTCTTCCACGGATTCCTGCCGAACCCGTACCCGCTCGTCGCCGCCGCCGACCTCTTCGTGCTCAGCTCGCGCTACGAGGGATTCCCCAACGCGATGGTGGAGGCCCTCGCGCTGGGCCGCCCCGTGGTCGCCTTCGACTGCCCCGGCGGGATCAACGAGCTGGTCGAGCGGGGCGTG includes:
- a CDS encoding glycosyltransferase, giving the protein MRRILFCIPDLRGGGAERVFVHLMNNLDRNRFSVELALFRKRGAFLEELAGDVAVHDLDTDLKGALAGFPRLVRRVSPDAVISTMSYTNMVAGFASMRMRRRGVIFLGRETGIPSLRSRIARSPWNARWLYRWSYRYLDRVICQSADMLADVHEIYRVPLDRMVTIPNPVDVAWIRARAAAGVPGGFGGGELNVVAVGRLHRQKGFDLLLRAVARLKGRGVRLHVLGDGALREELNALAAELGVEGEVVFHGFLPNPYPLVAAADLFVLSSRYEGFPNAMVEALALGRPVVAFDCPGGINELVERGVNGEIVPLGDTEAMAEAILRVAAAGYDREKIAARTTERYGIDTIVGRYERLFEGDFGTSRPEFAGAR
- a CDS encoding cupin domain-containing protein translates to MYPYRVSFDELEWDSPMKGIRQKAVVRDGKRLRLVEYSRDMPPHWCEKGHYGMVLDGRFAIEFAGGEVEYGPGDGVFIPDGAGHRHRGRNLTDTVRVVFVEDE